One region of uncultured Sulfurimonas sp. genomic DNA includes:
- a CDS encoding sulfite:cytochrome C oxidoreductase subunit B: protein MRKILLIILLLASSLLAEYTQKVKLPSITFKMAQDENFKVMQRNCQWCHSYGYILNQGKHSREFWNKSVVKMREAYKAPITAKDEKTITDYLFKHYGNGKLQ, encoded by the coding sequence ATGAGAAAAATATTATTAATAATTTTACTTTTAGCATCTAGCCTCTTAGCTGAGTACACGCAGAAAGTAAAACTTCCAAGCATCACTTTTAAAATGGCTCAAGATGAGAACTTTAAAGTTATGCAAAGAAACTGTCAATGGTGTCACTCTTATGGTTACATCCTAAATCAAGGAAAACACTCTAGGGAGTTTTGGAACAAGTCAGTTGTAAAGATGCGAGAAGCATATAAAGCACCCATAACAGCTAAAGATGAAAAAACAATTACAGACTATCTATTTAAACACTACGGAAATGGTAAACTTCAATAA
- a CDS encoding ABC-F family ATP-binding cassette domain-containing protein, translating into MIQLTNISKNFASRELFSNLNFKLNAGNRVGLVGRNGSGKSTLFKLILGEESADSGEIIIPKGYKIGTLKQHLTFSESTLREEAALALEEEMKYDVYRVEKILFGLGFSQEDLDKNPLSFSGGYQIRINLAKLLVTEPNLLLLDEPTNYLDIVSLRWLKGFLRSFEGEVILITHDRDFMDSITTHTMGLVRKKIEIIAGDTHKFYAQLSANDELHAKQKISQDKKVKELEEFIAKNKARASTASLAQSKVKQLEKMDLLEDLSFDNTLEFNFNFKDTPAKVLLDVKDLSFGYTPQNILFDKISFTLQKGECLGIIGKNGKGKSTLLNTIAKELKQLSGEVNFHSSTAFAHFGQTNIAHLSDKNTVMDEIYVGNPKLSEASVRSICGGMMFSGDDAKKKISLLSGGEKSRVMLGQIIARDVNLLFLDEPTNHLDMDSIEALTKAIQKFKGSVIIVTHSEELLRRVCDRLIIFAKDGAEYFDGGYDEFLEKIGWEDEEKEEKVKIQTKENQKENKKLRAELVRQRNKVTSSLKKKVEKLESKIMEIEDSLETHHKELIDASNSGDSATLMELSKLVSDKEASVEEMFEELEVAQTELDEINENYESKMNELSC; encoded by the coding sequence ATGATTCAACTTACAAACATATCTAAAAACTTCGCGTCCAGAGAACTTTTCTCAAACCTAAACTTCAAACTAAACGCAGGAAACCGTGTCGGTTTAGTTGGTAGAAACGGAAGTGGTAAATCTACACTTTTTAAACTCATACTTGGCGAGGAGAGTGCCGATAGTGGAGAGATTATCATCCCCAAAGGCTACAAAATAGGCACTCTAAAACAGCATCTGACATTTAGCGAATCTACTCTTAGAGAAGAAGCTGCTCTTGCACTTGAAGAGGAGATGAAGTACGATGTTTATAGAGTTGAGAAGATACTTTTTGGTCTTGGCTTTTCTCAAGAAGATTTAGATAAAAATCCTCTCTCTTTTTCAGGTGGATATCAAATCCGCATAAACTTAGCAAAACTCTTAGTTACTGAGCCAAATTTACTTCTTTTGGATGAGCCAACCAACTACTTAGATATTGTCTCACTTAGATGGTTAAAGGGCTTTTTACGCTCGTTTGAGGGCGAGGTTATTCTTATAACTCACGATAGAGATTTTATGGATAGTATCACTACTCATACTATGGGTCTTGTTCGCAAAAAAATAGAGATTATTGCAGGAGATACTCATAAATTTTACGCTCAATTAAGTGCAAATGATGAACTTCATGCAAAACAAAAAATCTCACAAGATAAAAAAGTAAAAGAGCTAGAAGAGTTCATAGCTAAAAACAAAGCTCGTGCATCTACAGCATCTCTAGCTCAATCAAAAGTAAAACAGTTAGAAAAGATGGACTTACTTGAAGATTTGAGTTTTGATAACACTTTAGAGTTTAACTTCAACTTTAAAGACACCCCAGCAAAAGTGCTACTTGATGTTAAAGATTTGAGCTTTGGCTATACTCCACAAAACATCCTTTTTGACAAGATTTCTTTTACTCTTCAAAAAGGAGAGTGTCTTGGCATCATCGGTAAAAATGGAAAAGGAAAATCAACTCTTTTAAACACAATTGCAAAAGAGTTAAAACAGCTTAGTGGAGAAGTGAACTTTCACTCAAGCACCGCTTTTGCTCACTTTGGACAAACAAATATCGCACACCTTAGCGATAAAAATACGGTTATGGATGAGATTTATGTAGGAAATCCGAAGCTTAGTGAAGCGAGCGTAAGAAGCATCTGCGGTGGGATGATGTTTAGCGGAGATGATGCAAAGAAGAAGATTTCACTTTTATCAGGTGGAGAAAAAAGTCGTGTAATGCTTGGACAAATTATAGCAAGAGATGTAAACCTTCTCTTTTTGGATGAGCCTACAAACCACTTAGATATGGACTCCATTGAGGCACTTACAAAAGCAATCCAAAAATTCAAAGGCTCAGTTATTATAGTAACTCACTCAGAAGAACTTCTACGTAGAGTGTGTGATAGACTTATCATCTTTGCAAAAGACGGCGCTGAGTATTTTGATGGTGGGTATGATGAGTTCTTAGAAAAAATCGGCTGGGAAGATGAAGAAAAAGAAGAAAAAGTAAAAATACAGACAAAAGAAAATCAAAAAGAGAACAAAAAACTTCGAGCTGAATTAGTAAGGCAAAGAAACAAAGTTACATCTTCATTGAAGAAAAAAGTTGAAAAATTAGAGAGTAAAATTATGGAAATTGAGGACTCGCTAGAGACTCATCATAAAGAGCTCATAGATGCATCAAACTCTGGAGATAGTGCAACTCTTATGGAACTTTCAAAACTTGTCTCAGACAAGGAAGCTTCTGTTGAAGAGATGTTTGAAGAGCTTGAAGTTGCTCAAACTGAGCTAGATGAGATTAATGAAAATTATGAGAGTAAAATGAATGAGTTGTCATGTTAA
- the betT gene encoding choline BCCT transporter BetT — translation MRVKEDSVGILKPVFIPSVVVIFIMVIFTMISPELAGSVFSSAKKFIAEKFGWFYMLSVGIFTFFVIFLAVSPFGRFKLGPDQSKPSYSNVSWFAMLFSAGMGIGLMFYSVAEPVMHYSAPPVGDKETIEAAKNAMKITFFHWGLHAWAIYAVVGLVLAYFSFRHGLPLSIRSALYPLIGKRIHGNIGHTVDTVAVLGTLFGVATSLGLGVLQVNAGLNYLFDIEISTTTQIVLISTITAMATISVVAGLDAGIKRLSELNLYLALSLLLFVLLVGPTFLLLGSVVENIGGYLNGIVKMTFSQHIYDGQSSWMSGWTLFYWAWWIAWAPFVGMFIARVSRGRTIREFVGGVLFVPVGFTFIWMTVFGNTALDTIMNQGYTALSTAVSNNVAVALFKFLEFFPFSSVISILAMILIITFFVTSSDSGSLVVDSIASKGNGESPVWQRVFWAVLEGVVAIALLLAGGLGALQSASIIIALPFAAIMLIATWGLYRALDLERIRYESLQHHMNAGRHGKISGTWQSRLGRIVKYPSVEETKRFINVDVIASMQLVREELDTHYWKVEITNDLKKGIAIFNAEHHGDMDFIYEVHTKKYDTPEYAFPDSVNPEYEIKEYARAEVYLQDGNKAYDVYGYDEEVLATDIIDQFEKHRHFLHTTAGLPPVIPID, via the coding sequence ATGAGAGTTAAAGAAGATAGTGTTGGAATACTAAAGCCAGTATTTATTCCATCTGTAGTGGTAATTTTTATAATGGTTATATTTACAATGATATCACCAGAGTTAGCAGGATCTGTATTTAGTAGTGCAAAAAAATTTATAGCTGAGAAGTTCGGTTGGTTCTACATGTTAAGTGTAGGTATATTTACTTTTTTTGTCATTTTCCTAGCAGTATCACCGTTTGGACGTTTTAAGCTTGGACCAGATCAATCAAAGCCAAGCTATAGCAATGTATCTTGGTTCGCAATGTTGTTTAGTGCTGGTATGGGGATAGGGTTGATGTTTTACAGTGTGGCAGAACCAGTTATGCACTATAGTGCCCCACCAGTTGGAGATAAAGAAACAATAGAAGCTGCTAAAAATGCAATGAAAATTACATTTTTTCATTGGGGATTACATGCTTGGGCTATCTACGCTGTAGTGGGGTTAGTTTTGGCATACTTTTCTTTTCGTCATGGTCTTCCACTCTCTATCCGCTCGGCACTATACCCATTGATAGGAAAAAGAATCCATGGAAACATCGGTCATACTGTCGATACAGTTGCAGTACTTGGTACCCTTTTTGGTGTAGCTACATCTCTTGGCTTAGGTGTATTACAGGTTAATGCAGGATTAAATTATCTTTTTGATATTGAAATTAGCACTACTACACAAATAGTTTTAATAAGTACAATAACTGCAATGGCAACAATCTCTGTTGTAGCTGGACTTGATGCTGGTATAAAAAGGTTATCAGAGTTAAATTTATATCTAGCACTATCATTACTTTTGTTTGTTCTTTTAGTTGGACCTACTTTTCTTTTACTAGGATCTGTAGTTGAAAATATAGGTGGATATCTAAACGGAATCGTTAAGATGACATTTAGTCAACATATATATGATGGCCAGAGCTCTTGGATGAGTGGCTGGACACTTTTTTACTGGGCTTGGTGGATTGCATGGGCACCATTTGTTGGAATGTTTATAGCACGTGTTTCAAGAGGTAGAACAATTAGAGAATTTGTTGGCGGTGTACTTTTCGTACCCGTTGGATTTACTTTTATATGGATGACAGTGTTTGGAAATACTGCACTTGATACTATTATGAACCAAGGCTATACAGCTTTAAGTACAGCGGTATCTAACAATGTAGCAGTTGCTCTTTTCAAATTCTTAGAATTTTTTCCTTTTTCAAGTGTTATTTCAATATTAGCAATGATTTTAATCATTACTTTTTTTGTAACTTCATCAGACTCAGGTTCTCTTGTTGTTGATAGTATAGCATCCAAAGGTAATGGTGAGTCACCTGTATGGCAACGTGTTTTTTGGGCTGTACTCGAAGGAGTTGTGGCTATTGCATTACTATTAGCTGGTGGTCTTGGAGCCTTACAGTCAGCTTCAATCATTATAGCCCTTCCATTTGCAGCTATTATGTTGATAGCTACATGGGGACTTTACCGTGCTTTAGATCTTGAGAGAATTCGATATGAAAGTCTGCAACACCATATGAATGCTGGAAGGCATGGAAAAATAAGCGGTACTTGGCAATCCCGTCTTGGACGTATCGTAAAATATCCTAGTGTTGAAGAGACAAAACGTTTTATAAATGTGGATGTAATTGCTTCAATGCAGCTAGTAAGAGAGGAACTTGACACTCATTACTGGAAAGTTGAAATAACAAACGATTTAAAAAAAGGTATAGCAATTTTTAATGCAGAACACCATGGAGATATGGATTTTATTTATGAGGTACATACGAAAAAATATGATACTCCCGAGTATGCATTTCCAGATTCTGTAAACCCAGAATATGAAATAAAAGAGTATGCTAGAGCTGAAGTTTATTTACAAGATGGAAATAAAGCCTATGATGTTTATGGATATGATGAAGAAGTATTAGCAACTGATATAATTGATCAGTTTGAAAAACATCGCCACTTTTTACATACTACGGCAGGCTTACCACCTGTAATTCCAATAGACTAA
- a CDS encoding high-potential iron-sulfur protein, whose product MLGLATFATTPLLAKGTKAQYKYQDTPKNGQMCADCMHFLADTKECRMVEGSIKPQGWCAAYYKQPQKK is encoded by the coding sequence ATGTTGGGTTTAGCTACCTTTGCTACAACTCCTCTCTTGGCTAAAGGAACAAAAGCTCAATACAAGTACCAAGATACACCTAAAAATGGTCAGATGTGTGCTGATTGTATGCACTTTTTAGCAGATACTAAAGAATGTAGAATGGTTGAAGGCTCTATAAAACCTCAGGGTTGGTGTGCTGCATACTATAAACAACCCCAAAAGAAATAG
- the dbpA gene encoding ATP-dependent RNA helicase DbpA, which yields MNFSKLPLSKEMLHNLNEIGYTEMTPIQAEALPYILEGKDVIAQAKTGSGKTAAFGIGVLTRLRVKKFRVQSLILCPTRELSDQVAKELRLLARATHNVKILTLCGGAAFGPQLGSLAHGAHIIVGTPGRILKHLKKETLSLEDLEMLVLDEADRMLDMGFSEEINEVLSFCKKRKQTLLFSATYTDEILDISKSLQHEAVSVKTASIEVANNIVERFYEVQDSQKLDTIINILSNFKPQNVIIFTNTKLDAKELAENLQKNKIDALAIHGDLEQYERNDVLVQFSNRSCPVLIATDVAARGLDIKELSMVINYDLPHGDETYTHRIGRTGRAGSDGLAFSIFSEYEADKAYEYKNETRIFEDASRLKTVNGFEMKPHYITLVVEGGKKDKVRAGDLLGALTGDVGLQGSSIGKIDIYERQSYVAIEAKLIDEAHKKLKNGKIKGKKFSVWVL from the coding sequence ATGAATTTCTCCAAACTACCATTATCAAAAGAGATGCTCCATAATCTAAACGAGATAGGCTACACAGAGATGACTCCCATCCAAGCTGAGGCACTTCCATATATATTAGAGGGTAAAGATGTAATAGCTCAGGCAAAAACAGGAAGTGGAAAAACTGCTGCTTTTGGCATCGGAGTTCTTACAAGACTTAGAGTTAAAAAGTTTAGAGTTCAATCTCTCATCCTTTGTCCTACTCGTGAACTCTCCGACCAAGTTGCAAAAGAGCTTCGTCTTCTTGCTCGTGCAACTCACAATGTAAAGATTCTCACTCTTTGTGGCGGTGCTGCTTTTGGTCCACAATTAGGTTCACTTGCTCATGGTGCTCACATCATTGTTGGAACTCCTGGGAGGATTTTAAAGCATCTAAAAAAAGAGACTTTATCTCTAGAAGATTTAGAGATGCTAGTCCTTGATGAAGCAGATAGAATGCTAGATATGGGATTTAGCGAAGAGATAAATGAGGTTTTGTCATTTTGTAAAAAGAGAAAACAAACTCTTCTATTTTCGGCTACTTATACAGATGAAATTTTAGATATTAGTAAGTCTTTACAACATGAAGCCGTAAGTGTTAAGACTGCATCTATTGAAGTTGCAAACAATATAGTTGAGAGATTTTATGAAGTTCAAGATAGTCAAAAACTAGATACTATCATAAATATTTTGAGTAATTTCAAGCCTCAAAATGTCATCATCTTTACAAATACCAAGCTAGATGCAAAAGAGTTGGCAGAAAATTTACAAAAGAACAAGATAGATGCACTTGCAATTCATGGAGACTTAGAACAGTATGAGCGAAATGATGTTTTAGTTCAGTTTTCAAACAGAAGTTGCCCTGTTTTGATAGCTACTGATGTAGCCGCTCGCGGACTTGACATCAAAGAGTTGTCTATGGTTATAAACTATGATTTACCTCATGGCGATGAGACTTATACTCACCGCATCGGAAGAACAGGTCGTGCAGGATCTGATGGTTTGGCTTTTAGTATTTTTAGTGAATATGAGGCTGATAAAGCTTATGAGTATAAAAATGAGACAAGAATTTTTGAAGATGCAAGCAGACTTAAAACTGTTAATGGTTTTGAGATGAAACCTCACTATATTACACTTGTAGTTGAGGGTGGAAAAAAAGATAAAGTTCGTGCTGGAGATTTACTTGGTGCGCTAACAGGGGATGTTGGGCTTCAAGGTAGCTCAATAGGCAAGATAGATATTTACGAGCGTCAAAGTTATGTGGCGATAGAGGCTAAACTTATAGATGAAGCACACAAAAAACTTAAAAATGGAAAGATTAAGGGCAAGAAGTTCTCTGTTTGGGTTTTGTAA
- a CDS encoding YwbE family protein: MDGTQRKNIKHGMSVAIVLKQDQESGLLTDGIVRDILTKSPSHPHGIKVRLMSGEVGRVKEIY, encoded by the coding sequence ATGGATGGTACTCAAAGAAAAAACATTAAACACGGCATGAGCGTAGCGATTGTGTTAAAGCAAGATCAAGAGAGTGGACTCTTAACAGATGGCATCGTTCGTGATATACTTACAAAATCCCCATCTCATCCTCATGGCATCAAAGTTCGTCTTATGAGTGGTGAAGTTGGTCGTGTGAAGGAAATATACTAA
- a CDS encoding EAL domain-containing protein, whose product MENVYLGRQPILDVNGDLVAYEVLYRDSAKESHISDDRFASASVISSILNKFGTKSLLGNRRAFIKIDEKFLLHDIIFSIPKEFFIFCLFEDVQMNERVVERLQQLHEKEYVLAINDVSLSSEHLKKYTKVYKQLSFIKVCVDKEVDSQIKDILNDIKAHNIKIVGSKIEDDEHYALAKDLGCDMFQGYFFAKPNIVENAKYEPAQLNVLKLYNMLISDTNIDEITSEFEKNYEITVQLLRFINSCAFHFKNRISSIHHILTLVGRRPLAQWLMLMIYSKSVSKTSKHSPLMLMVKNRTELMENILKVVNPDVKSNALGEAYFVGVLSLIDTLFGVELERILAELNISDEVVDALLKDEGILGEIYALIKDIEAFDTKSVHIFTSKYNLGTHEIEDVILKSMKEVTTFEEAMRV is encoded by the coding sequence ATGGAAAATGTATATTTGGGACGTCAACCAATCCTTGATGTAAATGGTGATCTTGTTGCTTATGAAGTCTTATATAGAGATAGTGCAAAAGAGAGTCACATAAGTGATGACCGTTTTGCTAGCGCTTCGGTTATAAGTAGCATCTTAAACAAGTTTGGAACCAAAAGTTTGCTTGGTAATCGTAGAGCTTTTATTAAGATTGATGAAAAATTTTTGCTTCATGATATAATATTTTCCATACCAAAAGAGTTTTTTATATTTTGTCTTTTTGAAGATGTTCAAATGAATGAGCGAGTAGTTGAGAGACTTCAACAACTCCATGAAAAAGAGTATGTCCTTGCTATAAATGATGTAAGTTTAAGCTCAGAGCATTTAAAAAAATATACTAAAGTTTATAAGCAACTCTCTTTTATAAAAGTCTGTGTAGATAAAGAAGTAGATTCTCAAATAAAAGATATATTAAATGATATTAAAGCTCACAATATTAAAATAGTAGGTTCTAAAATAGAAGATGATGAACACTATGCATTAGCAAAAGATTTAGGCTGTGATATGTTCCAAGGTTATTTCTTTGCAAAACCAAATATTGTAGAAAATGCAAAATATGAGCCGGCTCAGTTAAATGTTTTAAAACTTTACAATATGCTCATAAGCGATACAAACATAGATGAAATTACATCAGAGTTTGAAAAAAACTATGAAATAACAGTTCAACTTCTTCGTTTTATAAACTCATGCGCATTCCATTTTAAAAACAGAATCTCTTCTATTCATCATATCTTAACTCTTGTAGGGCGAAGACCTTTAGCACAGTGGTTAATGTTGATGATATACTCAAAATCAGTTAGTAAAACTTCTAAACACTCTCCTTTGATGCTAATGGTTAAAAATAGAACGGAGTTAATGGAAAATATCTTAAAAGTAGTAAACCCTGACGTAAAAAGCAACGCTTTAGGTGAAGCTTATTTTGTAGGTGTATTATCTCTTATAGACACTCTTTTTGGTGTTGAGTTAGAGAGAATTTTAGCGGAGTTAAATATCTCTGATGAGGTCGTAGATGCACTGCTTAAAGATGAGGGCATACTAGGTGAAATCTATGCACTTATAAAAGATATAGAGGCTTTTGATACAAAATCTGTTCATATATTTACTTCAAAATATAATCTAGGTACTCATGAGATAGAAGATGTGATTTTAAAGAGTATGAAAGAAGTAACAACTTTTGAAGAAGCGATGAGAGTATAA
- a CDS encoding RNA methyltransferase — MKYIKIDNINIAQLDIYKKLRENAFTKDNSFIADSPKVVNILLQSDIEVKSILATQEYYDEFYELFAEKKNVTLFLVEKEQMQEIVGHKIHHNCMMHGIRPSETPFDEMGDNILMLDAITSTENVGSIARSAAALGIDSYLLPKQAPHPYARRALRVSMGYISKLKYHIYEDISQTIKSLKSNGYKIFAAEVTPDATMLSKVKTPKKWVLIMGHEGRGISQDILNLCDEVLSIEMSEDVKSFNVAVAASIMMYKLKYTN; from the coding sequence ATGAAATATATAAAAATAGATAATATAAATATAGCGCAATTAGATATTTATAAAAAACTTAGAGAGAATGCTTTTACAAAAGATAACAGTTTTATAGCAGATAGTCCAAAAGTTGTAAACATACTTTTGCAAAGTGATATAGAAGTTAAGAGCATCTTGGCTACGCAAGAGTATTATGATGAGTTTTACGAACTCTTTGCTGAGAAAAAAAATGTCACACTCTTTCTTGTTGAAAAAGAGCAGATGCAAGAGATAGTTGGGCATAAAATTCATCATAACTGTATGATGCATGGAATACGACCAAGTGAGACTCCGTTTGATGAAATGGGAGACAATATCTTGATGCTAGATGCAATTACATCAACTGAAAATGTAGGTTCAATCGCTAGAAGTGCTGCGGCTCTTGGAATTGACTCTTATCTTCTGCCTAAACAAGCTCCACATCCTTACGCAAGACGAGCTTTGCGTGTTTCTATGGGTTATATCTCAAAGTTAAAGTATCATATTTATGAAGATATCTCCCAAACTATAAAGAGTCTAAAATCAAATGGTTACAAAATTTTTGCAGCAGAGGTAACTCCAGATGCTACTATGTTGTCTAAGGTAAAAACACCTAAAAAGTGGGTGCTTATTATGGGGCATGAGGGTAGAGGAATCTCGCAAGATATCTTAAATCTTTGTGATGAGGTTTTAAGCATAGAGATGAGCGAAGATGTAAAGAGTTTTAATGTAGCTGTGGCAGCTTCAATAATGATGTATAAACTAAAATACACAAATTGA
- a CDS encoding 2OG-Fe(II) oxygenase — MNQSIYSKITDALVKDGYIVIPNAISKNLSQSLLKDAKIENNFKRAGISSFESKQIDTDRRRDKIHWLDDDGSIRSEFLSFTDGLKEYLNKTLFLVLTYYESHYAIYNSGDFYETHVDAFRNSLNRVVTTVYYLNDAWREGDGGELVMYDEHNNFLKKVAPEADTLVVFLSEKFPHEVLPAKKKRYSIAGWFRVDKAI, encoded by the coding sequence ATGAACCAGTCTATATATTCAAAAATAACAGATGCATTAGTCAAGGATGGGTATATAGTTATACCTAATGCTATAAGCAAAAATCTCTCACAATCACTTTTAAAAGATGCAAAAATTGAGAATAATTTTAAAAGAGCTGGTATATCTAGCTTTGAGTCTAAGCAGATAGATACAGATAGAAGAAGAGATAAAATTCATTGGTTAGATGATGATGGTTCGATTAGAAGTGAGTTCTTGTCCTTTACTGATGGGCTCAAAGAGTATCTCAATAAAACACTATTTTTAGTTTTAACATATTATGAGAGTCACTACGCCATATATAATAGTGGAGATTTTTATGAAACTCATGTAGATGCTTTTAGAAACTCTCTAAATCGTGTTGTGACTACTGTTTACTACTTAAATGATGCTTGGAGAGAGGGTGATGGTGGTGAGTTAGTTATGTATGATGAGCATAACAATTTTTTAAAAAAAGTAGCTCCAGAGGCAGATACTTTAGTGGTTTTTTTAAGTGAAAAGTTTCCTCATGAAGTACTTCCAGCTAAGAAAAAAAGATACTCAATAGCTGGATGGTTTAGAGTAGATAAAGCCATATAG
- a CDS encoding iron-sulfur cluster assembly scaffold protein → MAKADMLGASLWDAYSNKVTTLMNNPQHQGEIFEADAEARGNKLIVADFGAESCGDAVRLYWEIDPATDVIVDSKFKSFGCGTAIASSDVMTQLCIGKTVDEAVKITNIDVEFALRDNPETPAVPPQKMHCSVMAYDVIKKAAGLYKGVDAESFEEEIIVCECARVSLNTLREVIRLNDLTTIEQITDYTKAGGFCKSCIKPGGHEAREWYLVDILRDTRKEMDEEKMKAAADAGASGDFASMTLVQQIKAVDAVIDENVRQFLIMDGGDMEVIDIKKGDEYIDIYIRYLGACNGCASSATGTLYAIESTLKEKLSKNIRVLPI, encoded by the coding sequence ATGGCAAAAGCAGATATGTTAGGAGCATCTCTTTGGGATGCTTATTCAAATAAAGTAACAACTCTTATGAATAACCCTCAGCATCAAGGTGAAATCTTTGAAGCAGATGCAGAGGCTCGTGGAAACAAGCTTATTGTTGCTGATTTTGGTGCTGAGAGCTGTGGAGATGCAGTTCGTTTGTATTGGGAGATAGATCCTGCTACTGATGTAATTGTAGATTCAAAATTTAAAAGTTTTGGTTGTGGTACAGCTATCGCTTCAAGTGATGTTATGACTCAACTTTGTATTGGCAAAACAGTTGATGAAGCTGTAAAGATTACAAATATTGACGTTGAGTTTGCTCTTCGTGACAATCCTGAAACTCCTGCAGTTCCACCTCAAAAGATGCACTGTTCGGTTATGGCTTATGATGTTATCAAAAAAGCAGCAGGACTTTACAAAGGTGTAGATGCTGAGAGTTTTGAAGAAGAAATCATTGTTTGTGAATGTGCTCGTGTTAGTTTAAATACTCTAAGAGAGGTTATTCGTTTAAATGACTTAACAACTATTGAGCAGATTACTGACTATACAAAAGCTGGTGGTTTTTGTAAAAGCTGTATCAAGCCTGGTGGACATGAAGCTAGAGAGTGGTACTTAGTAGACATTCTTAGAGACACTCGTAAAGAGATGGATGAAGAGAAGATGAAAGCAGCTGCAGATGCTGGTGCATCTGGAGACTTTGCAAGTATGACTCTAGTTCAGCAAATCAAAGCCGTAGATGCTGTAATAGATGAAAATGTTCGCCAATTTCTTATTATGGATGGTGGAGATATGGAAGTTATCGATATCAAAAAAGGTGATGAGTATATAGATATATATATACGTTACTTAGGTGCTTGTAATGGTTGTGCATCTTCTGCAACAGGTACACTTTACGCAATCGAATCAACTCTTAAAGAGAAACTTTCTAAAAACATCCGCGTTCTTCCTATTTAG
- a CDS encoding NifS family cysteine desulfurase has product MQVYLDNNATTMVDPQVVEAMQPFFSELYGNPNSLHKFGTSTHPALSKAIDQVYTALNASDNDDIIFTSCATESNNWVLQSVFTDHIVNGDKNHIVTTEVEHPSVLSTCKFLEEQGAKVTYLPVNEQGVVEAHTVKSFITDKTALVSIMWASNETGMINPIKEIGNICKEKGVLFHSDGVQAVGKIPVNLSDVNVDFVSMSAHKFHGPKGVGALYIKNSQALSPLMHGGEHMGGRRSGTLNVPYIVGMGKAIELATSNIEETGKKIREKRDRLEDAILELSDTFVVGDRENRTPNTILISIKGVEGEGMLWDLNNGQIGASTGSACASEDLEANTVMLAIGADNELAHTGIRLSLSRFTTDEEIDYTINHFKSAVMRLRSISSSFAIQKPTKGGEVKECELHHH; this is encoded by the coding sequence TTTATTTAGATAATAACGCTACGACAATGGTAGATCCACAAGTTGTAGAAGCAATGCAACCATTTTTTAGTGAGCTATACGGTAACCCTAACTCACTTCATAAATTTGGAACATCCACACACCCTGCTTTAAGTAAAGCAATAGATCAAGTATATACAGCACTAAATGCTAGTGATAATGATGATATTATATTTACATCATGTGCAACAGAGTCAAATAACTGGGTTCTTCAATCTGTATTTACAGATCACATAGTAAATGGAGATAAAAACCATATAGTTACTACTGAAGTTGAACATCCATCAGTTCTTTCTACCTGTAAGTTTTTAGAAGAACAAGGTGCAAAAGTCACCTATCTTCCTGTAAATGAACAAGGTGTAGTAGAAGCTCATACTGTAAAGAGTTTTATAACGGATAAAACAGCATTGGTTTCTATTATGTGGGCTTCAAATGAAACAGGGATGATTAATCCAATTAAAGAAATAGGAAATATTTGTAAAGAAAAAGGTGTTCTTTTTCATTCAGATGGTGTACAAGCTGTAGGAAAAATCCCTGTAAATTTATCAGATGTAAATGTTGACTTTGTTTCTATGTCTGCACATAAATTTCATGGACCTAAAGGTGTTGGCGCACTTTATATCAAAAACTCTCAAGCCTTAAGTCCTCTAATGCATGGTGGTGAGCATATGGGCGGTCGTCGCTCTGGTACACTAAATGTTCCATATATTGTTGGTATGGGTAAAGCGATAGAACTTGCAACTTCTAACATAGAAGAAACAGGTAAGAAAATCAGAGAAAAAAGAGACCGTCTTGAAGATGCTATCTTAGAACTAAGCGATACTTTTGTAGTTGGCGATAGAGAAAATCGTACACCAAATACTATACTTATCTCTATTAAAGGTGTTGAAGGCGAGGGTATGCTTTGGGATTTAAACAATGGTCAAATCGGAGCATCTACAGGTTCTGCTTGTGCTAGTGAAGATCTTGAAGCAAATACTGTAATGCTTGCAATTGGTGCAGATAATGAACTTGCTCACACTGGGATTAGATTGAGTCTTAGTCGTTTTACTACTGATGAAGAAATTGATTATACTATTAACCATTTTAAAAGTGCAGTTATGAGACTTCGTTCAATATCAAGTTCATTTGCAATTCAAAAACCAACAAAAGGTGGAGAAGTTAAAGAGTGTGAACTACACCACCATTAG